The following are from one region of the Osmerus mordax isolate fOsmMor3 chromosome 1, fOsmMor3.pri, whole genome shotgun sequence genome:
- the tbc1d20 gene encoding TBC1 domain family member 20, whose protein sequence is MKRSRSAGASSPLNGIGRHDGESRRKRKEADISHALNVTPVDVAALRRMAISEGGLLSDNIRCQVWPRLLNVPTQNLPEKPEVVERENNKDYNQVLLDVQRSLRRFPPGMPDEQREGLQEELIDIILRVLKRNPQLHYYQGYHDIVVTFLLVLGERLATALVEKLSTHHLRDFMDPTMDNTKHILNYLMPIIERVNPEVHDYMQEAEVGTIFALSWLITWFGHVLSDFRHVVRLYDFFLACHPLMPIYFAAVIVLHREEEVLDCECDMASVHHLLSQIPQDLPYETLISRAGDLFVQFPPSELAREAASQQTAASTFKDFALASEQQRPDSVLRRRRREKQAALESSGAGPMAVVQPSATRRYIRLAVMGLTVALGAAAIAVVNTALEWAPKLDLHLFP, encoded by the exons ATGAAGAGATCTAGAAGTGCTGGTGCATCTTCACCTTTAAATGGAATTGGAAGACACG ACGGAGAGTctcggaggaagaggaaggaggcggACATCTCGCATGCTCTGAACGTGACCCCCGTGGATGTGGCAGCCCTGAGGAGGATGGCCATCAGCGAAGGAGGTCTACTCTCCGACAACATCcgctgtcaggtctggccacGCCTTCTTAACGTGCCCACCCAAAACCTGCCAGAGAAACCAG AGGTGGTTGAGCGGGAGAATAACAAGGATTACAACCAGGTCCTTCTGGATGTCCAGCGCTCGCTACGAAGGTTCCCTCCAG GCATGCCTGATGAACAGCGCGAGggcctgcaggaggagctgATTGACATAATCCTGAGAGTTCTGAAGAGAAACCCACAGCTGCACTACTACCAGGGTTACCATGACATTGTTGTCACCTTCCTATTGGTCCTGGGAGAGCGCCTAGCAACCGCGCTGGTTGAGAAGCTCTCCACTCATCACCTCAG GGACTTCATGGACCCCACGATGGATAACACGAAACATATCCTGAACTACCTGATGCCCATCATCGAGCGGGTCAACCCGGAGGTGCACGATTACATGCAAGA GGCAGAGGTGGGAACCATCTTCGCCCTGAGCTGGCTGATCACCTGGTTCGGCCACGTCCTGTCAGACTTCAGACACGTTGTGCGGTTGTACGACTTCTTCCTGGCCTGCCACCCCCTCATGCCCATCTACTTTGCTGCTGTG atTGTGCTGCACCGCGAGGAGGAAGTGCTGGACTGTGAGTGTGACATGGCGTCTGTCCACCACCTGCTGTCTCAGATTCCCCAGGACCTCCCGTACGAGACGCTCATCAGCCGAGCTGGAGACCTCTTCGTTCAGTTCCCCCCCTCAGAGCTCGCCAGGGAGGCCGCCAGCCAACA GACGGCTGCCTCCACCTTTAAAGACTTCGCCCTGGCGTCGGAGCAGCAGCGACCAGACTCGGTGCTAAGGCGTCGACGGCGCGAGAAGCAGGCCGCGCTGGAGAGCTCGGGGGCGGGGCCTATGGCGGTGGTCCAGCCCTCTGCCACCAGGCGCTATATCCGATTGGCCGTCATGGGACTGACCGTGGCCCTGGGGGCTGCGGCCATCGCTGTGGTCAACACTGCCCTGGAGTGGGCCCCCAAGTTGGACCTGCATCTCTTCCcctga
- the rbck1 gene encoding ranBP-type and C3HC4-type zinc finger-containing protein 1 isoform X2, with protein MTISELKEKINSDYGFHPYLQRWVIGKRLTKDDDTLYSHGICKNGDQAYLYIQSCHAAKLTRQHHLQDQEHRLLDSIYESVYLAEPQALGGNAIEKLTPPPKPTVTRPPPPPPKPQVGWSCPECTYVNKPTRPGCEMCGRERPAEYQVPDVHQPDQEEIQRIKQEEMANLQYHQVLHEERQRNFQSLLETDFHSLVPNTQEVLCPICFNSVLPGEGATLRECLHCFCKECLKGTIVTSMDAEVSCPYGDENYSCDSKLQDREIKSLLTPEEHQKFLELRLSIAETRSENSFHCKTPDCAGWCIFEDEVNEFNCELCSETNCLLCKAIHKDMNCKEYQDDLRIRAENDDAAKQTTQMLEGLLQSGEAMHCPKCKVIVQKKDGCDWICCLMCKTEICWVTKQARWGPKGTGDTSGGCGCNFNVARCHPNCQNCH; from the exons ATGACCATCTCTGAGCTGAAAGAGAAG ATCAACAGTGACTATGGGTTCCACCCCTACCTGCAACGCTGGGTTATCGGGAAGCGTCTGACCAAAGACGATGACACGCTATACAGTCACGGCATCTGTAAGAACGGCGACCAGGCCTACCTGTACATCCAGTCCTGCCACGCTGCCAAACTCACCCGCCAGCACCACCTGCAGGACCAGGAGCACAGACTCCTTGACA GTATATATGAGTCTGTGTACTTGGCGGAGCCCCAAGCGCTGGGTGGGAACGCCATCGAGAAGCTGACCCCGCCTCCTAAACCCACCGTGacacgtcctcctcctcctccacccaaacCACAG gttgGTTGGTCGTGTCCAGAGTGTACCTATGTGAACAAGCCCACCCGGCCAGGCTGTGAGATGTGTGGGCGAGAGAGGCCTGCAGAGTACCAGGTACCTGACGTCCACCAGCCAGACCAGGAGGAGATACAGCGAATAAAGCAGGAGGAGATGGCCAACCTACAGTACCACCAG GTCTTGCACGAGGAGCGTCAGAGGAACTTCCAGAGCCTTCTGGAAACAGACTTCCATAGTTTGGTCCCAAACACACAGGAGGTGCTCTGCCCCATCTGCTTCAACTCCGTTCTGCCAGGAGAGGGCGCCACTCTCAGAGAATGTCTGCACTGCTTCTGCAA GGAGTGTCTGAAGGGGACCATAGTGACCAGCATGGATGCCGAAGTGTCATGTCCCTATGGTGACGAGAACTACAGCTGTGACAGCAAGCTTCAGGACAGAGAGATCAAATCT CTTCTCACCCCAGAGGAGCACCAGAAGTTCCTGGAGTTGCGGTTGAGCATCGCTGAGACTCGCAGTGAGAACAGCTTCCACTGCAAGACCCCTGACTGtgccggctggtgcatctttgaAGATGAAGTCAACGAGTTCAACTGTGAACTCTGCAGCGAGACCAACTGCCTCCTCTGCAAG GCAATCCACAAAGATATGAACTGTAAGGAGTACCAGGATGACCTCCGCATCCGAGCCGAGAATGACGATGCCGCCAAGCAGACAACCCAGATGCTGGAG GGCTTGTTGCAGAGTGGAGAGGCCATGCACTGTCCCAAGTGTAAGGTCATAGTTCAGAAAAAGGATGGCTGTGATTGGATCTGCTGCCTGATGTGTAAGACTGAGATATGTTGGGTCACCAAACAGGCTCGCTGGGGACCCAAG GGGACAGGAGACACCTCAGGGGGTTGTGGCTGTAACTTCAATGTGGCTCGCTGTCATCCCAACTGCCAGAACTGCCACTGA
- the rbck1 gene encoding ranBP-type and C3HC4-type zinc finger-containing protein 1 isoform X1: protein MSVAEDSLKEAEELAQLLGEALSSGDREKAHKCSERLSDLGIPVSVKVSNLAYPQDAIKLKVGVGDSQSENYIPVTVLVSVDMTISELKEKINSDYGFHPYLQRWVIGKRLTKDDDTLYSHGICKNGDQAYLYIQSCHAAKLTRQHHLQDQEHRLLDSIYESVYLAEPQALGGNAIEKLTPPPKPTVTRPPPPPPKPQVGWSCPECTYVNKPTRPGCEMCGRERPAEYQVPDVHQPDQEEIQRIKQEEMANLQYHQVLHEERQRNFQSLLETDFHSLVPNTQEVLCPICFNSVLPGEGATLRECLHCFCKECLKGTIVTSMDAEVSCPYGDENYSCDSKLQDREIKSLLTPEEHQKFLELRLSIAETRSENSFHCKTPDCAGWCIFEDEVNEFNCELCSETNCLLCKAIHKDMNCKEYQDDLRIRAENDDAAKQTTQMLEGLLQSGEAMHCPKCKVIVQKKDGCDWICCLMCKTEICWVTKQARWGPKGTGDTSGGCGCNFNVARCHPNCQNCH from the exons ATGTCAGTGGCTGAGGACTCCCTAAAAGAGG CGGAGGAGCTTGCCCAACTGCTTGGTGAGGCTCTGAGcagtggagacagagaaaaggcaCACAAATGTTCAGAGCGCCTGTCTGACCTGGGGATTCCTGTGAGCGTCAAGGTCTCCAATCTGGCCTACCCACAGGATGCCATAAA GCTGAAGGTTGGGGTGGGAGACTCCCAGTCAGAAAATTACATCCCTGTGACGGTGCTGGTGTCTGTTGACATGACCATCTCTGAGCTGAAAGAGAAG ATCAACAGTGACTATGGGTTCCACCCCTACCTGCAACGCTGGGTTATCGGGAAGCGTCTGACCAAAGACGATGACACGCTATACAGTCACGGCATCTGTAAGAACGGCGACCAGGCCTACCTGTACATCCAGTCCTGCCACGCTGCCAAACTCACCCGCCAGCACCACCTGCAGGACCAGGAGCACAGACTCCTTGACA GTATATATGAGTCTGTGTACTTGGCGGAGCCCCAAGCGCTGGGTGGGAACGCCATCGAGAAGCTGACCCCGCCTCCTAAACCCACCGTGacacgtcctcctcctcctccacccaaacCACAG gttgGTTGGTCGTGTCCAGAGTGTACCTATGTGAACAAGCCCACCCGGCCAGGCTGTGAGATGTGTGGGCGAGAGAGGCCTGCAGAGTACCAGGTACCTGACGTCCACCAGCCAGACCAGGAGGAGATACAGCGAATAAAGCAGGAGGAGATGGCCAACCTACAGTACCACCAG GTCTTGCACGAGGAGCGTCAGAGGAACTTCCAGAGCCTTCTGGAAACAGACTTCCATAGTTTGGTCCCAAACACACAGGAGGTGCTCTGCCCCATCTGCTTCAACTCCGTTCTGCCAGGAGAGGGCGCCACTCTCAGAGAATGTCTGCACTGCTTCTGCAA GGAGTGTCTGAAGGGGACCATAGTGACCAGCATGGATGCCGAAGTGTCATGTCCCTATGGTGACGAGAACTACAGCTGTGACAGCAAGCTTCAGGACAGAGAGATCAAATCT CTTCTCACCCCAGAGGAGCACCAGAAGTTCCTGGAGTTGCGGTTGAGCATCGCTGAGACTCGCAGTGAGAACAGCTTCCACTGCAAGACCCCTGACTGtgccggctggtgcatctttgaAGATGAAGTCAACGAGTTCAACTGTGAACTCTGCAGCGAGACCAACTGCCTCCTCTGCAAG GCAATCCACAAAGATATGAACTGTAAGGAGTACCAGGATGACCTCCGCATCCGAGCCGAGAATGACGATGCCGCCAAGCAGACAACCCAGATGCTGGAG GGCTTGTTGCAGAGTGGAGAGGCCATGCACTGTCCCAAGTGTAAGGTCATAGTTCAGAAAAAGGATGGCTGTGATTGGATCTGCTGCCTGATGTGTAAGACTGAGATATGTTGGGTCACCAAACAGGCTCGCTGGGGACCCAAG GGGACAGGAGACACCTCAGGGGGTTGTGGCTGTAACTTCAATGTGGCTCGCTGTCATCCCAACTGCCAGAACTGCCACTGA
- the maf1a gene encoding repressor of RNA polymerase III transcription MAF1 homolog, with product MKLLENSSFEAMNTRLTIETGDCQIIGRIESYSCKMAGEDKQMFKQFCQEGLPHVLEALSPPQSSGISPNKLSHSQSGDEGEGPLSDKCCRKTLFYLIATLNESFRPDYDFSRTKSHDFSREPSLNWVFNAVNSSLSAAAGEEYSRLQSQLWEAIDTEICLSECDIYSYNPDLDSDPYGEEGNLWSFNYFFYNKRLKRIVFFTCRSVSVFMAPRGSGMGNEELDLELEEEDMDEERYGALCA from the exons ATGAAACTCCTGGAAAACTCCAGTTTTGAGGCCATGAACACCCGACTCACCATTGAAACTGGAGACTGCCAGATAATAGGACG GATTGAGAGCTACTCCTGTAAAATGGCGGGGGAGGACAAGCAGATGTTTAAACAGTTCTGTCAGGAGGGGCTCCCTCATGTCCTGgaagctctctctccaccccagtcCTCCGGCATCAGCCCAAACAA GTTGAGCCACAGCCAaagtggggatgagggggagggtccTCTGTCTGACAAGTGCTGCAGGAAGACTTTGTTCTACCTGATCGCCACCCTCAACGAGTCCTTCAGACCGGACTACGACTTCAGCCGCACCAAGAGCCACGACTTCAGCAGGGAGCCCAGCCTCAACTGG gtGTTCAACGCCGTGAACAGCAGTCTGTCTGCCGCTGCAGGGGAGGAGTACAGCCGCCTGCAGTCACAGCTGTGGGAGGCCATCGACACggagatctgtctgtctgagtgtgacATCTACAG CTACAACCCAGACCTGGACTCTGACCCGTACGGAGAGGAGGGTAACCTCTGGTCCTTCAACTACTTCTTCTACAACAAGAGGCTGAAGAGGATCGTCTTCTTTACCTGCCGTTCtgtcag tgtgttcATGGCTCCGCGAGGCTCTGGTATGGGGAATGAGGAGCTGgatctggagctggaggaggaagacatggatgaggagag GTATGGGGCTCTGTGTGCATAG